Proteins encoded in a region of the Helicobacter colisuis genome:
- a CDS encoding YqiA/YcfP family alpha/beta fold hydrolase gives MFAYIHGYGSNKNGRSGKVLKELLGARGEVLEPLGWDSNATYDEIYADLKSQILDLQIRTNDNLTLIGSSLGGYLSARFGMDLGLKSVLFNPSLTPSFRIPSVPDLVLDKPINALIFVSADDELLAQNDIKVKALFGSKAQIFITHTTHRVMDYEPFIAGILEFAKN, from the coding sequence ATGTTTGCGTATATTCACGGATATGGCTCAAATAAAAACGGCAGAAGTGGAAAGGTGCTAAAAGAGCTTTTAGGGGCAAGGGGCGAAGTTTTAGAGCCACTTGGCTGGGATAGTAATGCCACTTATGATGAGATTTACGCTGATTTAAAGTCGCAAATTCTAGATTTGCAAATTCGCACAAATGATAATCTAACGCTAATTGGCTCATCGCTTGGTGGATATCTCTCGGCTCGTTTTGGTATGGATTTGGGGCTAAAATCTGTGCTTTTTAATCCATCTTTAACACCTAGCTTTCGTATCCCTAGTGTGCCTGATTTGGTGCTTGATAAGCCTATAAATGCGCTTATTTTTGTATCTGCTGATGATGAGCTTTTAGCTCAAAATGATATAAAAGTCAAAGCACTTTTTGGCTCTAAGGCGCAAATATTCATCACTCACACCACGCATAGAGTGATGGACTATGAACCTTTTATAGCTGGAATTCTAGAATTTGCTAAAAACTAG
- a CDS encoding replication initiator protein A has protein sequence MTNTIYIHQPEQAFSFTRLPNFLFEAPTFKPLSNEAKVLYAFILRRTELSRKNGWADDCGRIFLYYPICEVVDLLHCGRQKAVNTLRELQYAGLVEIQKQGCGKPNRIFPKSYEAVSNTDFKKSRSGTPED, from the coding sequence ATGACAAACACGATTTACATTCACCAGCCGGAACAGGCGTTCAGCTTCACCCGGCTCCCGAATTTTCTCTTTGAAGCCCCTACATTCAAGCCCCTGTCCAACGAGGCAAAGGTGTTGTACGCCTTTATCCTGCGCCGGACAGAGTTATCCCGCAAGAATGGGTGGGCGGATGACTGCGGACGGATTTTCCTGTATTACCCTATCTGTGAAGTGGTTGACCTGCTCCACTGTGGGCGGCAGAAAGCGGTGAACACCCTGCGGGAATTGCAGTATGCGGGGCTGGTGGAGATCCAGAAGCAGGGATGTGGAAAACCCAACCGCATTTTCCCAAAATCCTATGAAGCGGTTTCAAACACCGACTTCAAGAAATCCCGTTCTGGTACGCCGGAGGACTGA
- a CDS encoding DUF2779 domain-containing protein — translation MALSKSLYINGMQCPKLLWLSKHRKGDKSVFAPDASLDAVFERGNEVGKRACELFPNGERIEWEGTSFDEKIARTKELIERGVRYIYEATFIFGGALIMVDILEVCADGSLIINEVKSSTSVSAVYLDDTAFQYFVLTSLGYNVKAVNLIYLNSEYVRGDELDLRELFVSADLSENAKEQFNNVRENIARFERILEFPNEPECDIDMHCYEPYTCGAFEYCWAGVAQGSVFDIGSKLGVKFYKKDKFALWHSGVKNIDDIKDISSFPAYQQIQLKAHKEKSRILNANAVREFLATLSYPLYHLDFETFQSAVPLWRGAKPYEQTPFQYSLHIDKGDGSEPEHKEFLPTEFCDPRRALALSLVRDIPKGVCSLAYNAQFEKGVLKRLAELFPDLSEHLMDIHNNMKDLMEPFAKRDFYDWRQNGSYSIKKIQPILAPSIDDGYKAMASRGEISNGGEAMNAFPAFATMNSEQIAKKRKELLVYCGLDTLAMVKVLEGLKELVK, via the coding sequence ATGGCTCTTTCAAAATCTCTATATATAAATGGTATGCAGTGTCCTAAGCTGCTGTGGCTAAGTAAGCATCGCAAGGGCGATAAGAGCGTGTTTGCACCTGATGCTAGCTTGGATGCTGTTTTTGAGCGTGGAAATGAAGTTGGTAAGCGAGCGTGTGAATTATTTCCAAATGGAGAGCGCATAGAGTGGGAGGGCACTAGCTTTGATGAGAAAATCGCGCGAACCAAAGAGCTAATTGAGCGTGGTGTTCGCTACATTTATGAAGCTACTTTTATCTTTGGTGGAGCGCTTATTATGGTGGATATTTTAGAGGTTTGCGCTGATGGTAGCCTTATTATAAACGAAGTAAAATCAAGCACCAGCGTAAGCGCTGTGTATTTAGATGATACGGCTTTTCAATACTTTGTGCTAACTAGCCTTGGCTACAATGTAAAAGCTGTAAATTTGATATATCTAAATAGCGAGTATGTGCGTGGAGATGAGCTTGATTTGCGTGAGCTTTTTGTCAGCGCAGACCTTAGTGAGAACGCCAAAGAACAGTTTAATAATGTGCGTGAAAATATCGCTCGCTTTGAGAGAATTCTAGAATTCCCAAATGAGCCAGAGTGCGATATAGACATGCATTGCTACGAGCCTTATACTTGCGGGGCATTTGAATACTGCTGGGCCGGGGTGGCGCAAGGCTCAGTCTTTGATATCGGCTCAAAGCTTGGAGTGAAATTTTACAAAAAAGACAAGTTTGCCTTGTGGCACTCGGGTGTAAAAAATATAGATGATATAAAGGATATTTCTAGCTTTCCAGCCTATCAGCAAATCCAGCTAAAAGCACACAAAGAAAAATCTAGAATTCTAAATGCTAATGCTGTGCGAGAGTTTTTAGCCACGCTTAGCTATCCGCTTTATCATTTGGACTTTGAGACATTTCAAAGTGCAGTTCCGCTGTGGCGTGGTGCTAAGCCATACGAGCAGACGCCATTTCAGTATTCACTTCACATTGATAAGGGAGATGGTAGCGAGCCAGAGCATAAGGAGTTTTTGCCTACTGAGTTTTGCGACCCACGCAGAGCTTTGGCTCTTAGCCTAGTGCGTGATATCCCAAAGGGAGTTTGCTCGCTAGCTTATAATGCGCAGTTTGAAAAAGGAGTTTTAAAGCGTTTGGCTGAGCTTTTCCCTGATTTGAGCGAGCATTTGATGGATATTCATAATAATATGAAAGATTTGATGGAGCCTTTTGCTAAGCGTGATTTTTACGACTGGCGCCAAAACGGCAGCTACTCTATCAAAAAAATCCAGCCGATTTTAGCCCCTAGCATAGATGATGGATATAAGGCAATGGCAAGCCGTGGCGAGATATCAAATGGCGGCGAGGCGATGAATGCTTTTCCAGCATTTGCAACGATGAATAGCGAGCAAATCGCCAAAAAACGCAAAGAGCTACTAGTTTATTGCGGACTTGATACACTGGCTATGGTAAAGGTGCTTGAAGGACTAAAAGAGCTGGTAAAATAG
- a CDS encoding SIR2 family NAD-dependent protein deacylase, with protein sequence MKKVLILSGAGLSAESGLRTFRDSDGLWEEYDIMEVCSARGFRANRQKVLDFYDKRRTQLAECEPNEAHRMIARIKAKYPEQIAVLTQNVDDLLERAGCVDVVHLHGFLPEIYCQHCKKIEYIGYETINAKEHICKCGCKKFRHNIVMFGEQAPFYKVLYNELNTLRKAEDSLFVCIGTSGQVLDVADFSIFAKNSILNNLDKSDIDHAFNKCYIEKATTAAPKIEADIEKFFS encoded by the coding sequence ATGAAAAAAGTGCTTATTTTAAGTGGTGCTGGATTATCAGCTGAGAGTGGGCTAAGGACTTTTAGAGACTCTGATGGACTTTGGGAAGAGTATGATATAATGGAGGTTTGTTCAGCTCGTGGGTTTAGAGCAAATAGGCAAAAAGTGCTAGATTTTTACGACAAGCGCAGGACTCAGCTAGCAGAGTGTGAGCCAAACGAGGCTCACCGCATGATAGCTCGTATAAAGGCAAAATACCCCGAGCAAATCGCAGTACTAACGCAAAATGTAGATGATTTGTTAGAGCGGGCAGGCTGCGTGGATGTCGTTCATTTACACGGATTTTTGCCTGAGATTTACTGCCAACATTGCAAAAAAATAGAATATATCGGCTACGAAACGATAAATGCCAAAGAGCATATTTGTAAATGTGGGTGTAAGAAGTTTCGCCACAATATCGTTATGTTTGGCGAGCAGGCTCCATTTTATAAGGTGCTTTATAATGAGCTAAATACGCTTAGAAAGGCCGAGGACTCGCTATTTGTGTGTATTGGCACTAGTGGGCAGGTGCTAGATGTGGCAGATTTTAGCATTTTTGCTAAAAATAGCATTTTAAACAACCTTGATAAAAGCGATATAGACCACGCATTTAACAAATGCTACATAGAAAAAGCCACAACTGCTGCGCCAAAAATAGAAGCTGATATAGAGAAGTTTTTTAGCTAA
- a CDS encoding HNH endonuclease family protein has translation MFKEIWAKIDNFSDEQAKNYLTVLDNMILMRLEEKNAGRAIRMFQTVNDRGVPLSLFDKLKSLLMLYSNKFCNEELDDKINNIFGEIFKITIKIQEHRVVSSLADTQFSSEIENRIFRYHLFSNNKFCSFTYYRDGADELYKKLKNELKKMEKSSIKSWIDFYIDDLLKFFKSFYEILEFSLKNPNMFKLLFILKINPYFYAPLVRLKMNDLLDDECLELFGKAEIIFYNFGSTMDAMAYHLQEYVDSKENFKNKIIENSKRIDIEYQLNNIEKENFDWKKCFHYLFLSYKENGMCVDSLLKMLGDSKTYSAAVDIEHIISQNTEKTLDYNKYGFADQEDFEAYKNTFGNLIPLESELNKAIQDKSLAYKQDEYKKSAIFYNQRFANSPDFLNFSKVQFTRDYTG, from the coding sequence GTGTTTAAGGAGATTTGGGCTAAGATTGATAATTTTTCAGATGAACAAGCAAAAAATTATTTAACTGTTTTGGACAATATGATTTTAATGAGATTGGAAGAAAAAAATGCTGGCAGGGCTATAAGAATGTTTCAAACAGTAAATGACAGGGGTGTGCCACTATCATTATTTGATAAGTTAAAATCACTTCTCATGCTATATTCTAATAAGTTTTGTAATGAAGAACTAGATGATAAAATCAATAATATTTTTGGAGAAATATTTAAAATAACAATAAAAATACAAGAACATAGAGTAGTTAGTTCACTAGCAGACACTCAGTTTTCTAGTGAAATAGAAAACAGAATTTTTAGATATCATCTTTTTAGCAATAATAAATTTTGTTCTTTCACTTACTATCGAGATGGTGCAGATGAATTATATAAAAAATTAAAAAATGAATTAAAAAAAATGGAGAAAAGTTCTATAAAGTCTTGGATTGATTTTTATATAGACGATCTTCTAAAATTCTTTAAGTCATTTTATGAAATTCTAGAATTTAGTTTAAAAAACCCAAACATGTTTAAATTATTATTTATTTTAAAAATAAATCCATATTTTTACGCTCCCTTGGTTAGGTTAAAAATGAATGATTTGTTAGATGATGAGTGCTTAGAATTGTTTGGTAAAGCTGAAATTATATTTTATAATTTTGGCTCTACGATGGATGCCATGGCTTATCATTTACAAGAATATGTAGACAGCAAAGAAAACTTTAAAAATAAAATTATAGAAAATTCCAAAAGAATAGACATAGAATATCAGTTAAATAATATAGAAAAGGAAAATTTTGATTGGAAAAAATGCTTTCACTATCTATTTCTATCTTATAAAGAAAATGGAATGTGTGTAGACAGCTTATTAAAAATGCTAGGCGATAGCAAAACTTATTCTGCTGCTGTAGATATAGAGCATATAATTTCTCAAAATACAGAAAAAACACTAGATTATAATAAATATGGTTTTGCAGACCAAGAAGATTTTGAGGCATACAAAAATACTTTTGGAAACTTAATACCGCTTGAATCTGAATTAAATAAAGCAATACAAGATAAAAGTCTAGCCTACAAACAAGATGAGTACAAAAAATCAGCAATTTTTTACAATCAGCGCTTTGCAAATTCGCCTGATTTTTTAAATTTTTCTAAAGTACAGTTTACAAGGGACTACACAGGGTAA
- a CDS encoding helix-turn-helix domain-containing protein, translated as MALPGTPGQRISDLCNGNHITQKELAEKIGVSASQLSRIVSGETRTVSSDILIGVAKEFKVSTDYILGLSTVSVRKSYDISELGLSEGAVRGLVTGAVDVQILNRLLEHRNFPKLIDLIRIYFQDAAAKGIMARNQLIEIATASLSDLMKEHPEHRAEAKQDLQLLNAQKMGEHEAEIEKIKNVFLAILRDIKKDIDNGEQPGEAVTAAMFQAMRDALAEQKQNPLSIDDVAAMVAGQIGQLTPMDEETADLFKQLAKKMMKGIE; from the coding sequence ATGGCTTTACCCGGAACACCCGGACAGCGGATTTCCGATTTATGCAACGGGAACCACATCACACAAAAGGAACTTGCGGAGAAGATAGGCGTTTCCGCTTCCCAGTTGAGCCGCATTGTCAGCGGCGAAACGAGAACGGTCAGCAGTGATATTCTCATAGGTGTGGCAAAGGAATTTAAGGTATCGACAGACTACATACTGGGCTTGTCCACCGTGAGCGTCCGTAAAAGCTACGATATTTCTGAATTAGGCTTGTCAGAGGGAGCCGTAAGGGGGCTTGTGACGGGCGCTGTTGATGTGCAAATCCTCAACCGCCTGTTGGAACACAGGAATTTTCCTAAGCTGATAGATTTGATACGGATTTATTTTCAGGACGCGGCGGCAAAGGGGATAATGGCACGAAACCAGCTTATCGAGATAGCAACGGCTTCCCTGTCCGACCTGATGAAAGAACACCCGGAACACCGGGCGGAAGCAAAGCAGGATTTACAGCTTTTGAACGCCCAGAAGATGGGGGAACATGAGGCGGAGATTGAGAAAATCAAAAATGTGTTCCTTGCTATCCTGCGGGATATTAAGAAAGACATTGACAACGGGGAACAGCCGGGAGAAGCTGTGACCGCCGCGATGTTCCAAGCCATGCGGGACGCATTGGCGGAACAGAAGCAAAACCCGCTTTCCATTGACGATGTAGCGGCGATGGTTGCCGGACAGATCGGACAGCTTACGCCGATGGATGAAGAAACTGCCGACCTGTTCAAGCAGTTGGCAAAAAAGATGATGAAAGGAATAGAATAA
- a CDS encoding AAA family ATPase: MNQGRIIVITGSSGTGKTTTASIVAKESDMDKSVHMHTDDFFHYLSKGAIPPHLPESNEQNLVVIEAFLEAAKRYARGGYDVIVDGIVGPWFLEPWKALAQEDYEVHYIVLRASKKETMKRAVERSKLDRKTNIELVETMWEQFSGLGVYESNVIDTTTFTIKDTVSAIKERVACGTSLLS, translated from the coding sequence ATGAATCAAGGAAGAATTATTGTGATTACAGGTTCGTCGGGAACAGGAAAGACAACAACTGCGTCGATTGTCGCAAAGGAATCAGATATGGATAAATCAGTGCATATGCACACCGATGACTTTTTTCATTACTTAAGCAAAGGCGCAATACCACCACATTTGCCAGAATCCAACGAGCAAAATCTGGTTGTCATTGAAGCCTTTTTAGAAGCTGCAAAGCGATATGCTCGTGGCGGATATGATGTAATTGTAGATGGGATTGTCGGGCCATGGTTTTTGGAGCCATGGAAAGCTCTTGCCCAAGAAGATTACGAGGTACACTATATTGTATTAAGAGCGAGTAAAAAAGAAACTATGAAGCGAGCTGTGGAACGCTCAAAATTAGATAGAAAAACAAATATTGAATTAGTGGAAACAATGTGGGAGCAATTTTCCGGTTTGGGAGTATATGAATCAAATGTCATAGACACAACTACATTCACAATTAAAGATACGGTTTCCGCAATAAAAGAAAGAGTTGCATGTGGGACGTCTTTACTATCTTAG
- a CDS encoding BspA family leucine-rich repeat surface protein, which yields MKKYTPKNKTELKALVGNLSVYLGNIDTSAIANMSELFKDTGRKDFAGIDSWDVSKCENMRAMFYKCRYFKEDISSWDVSNVVDMSEMFSGCFSFNQSLNSWDTSRVESMKAMFYHCISFDSCIDSWDVSSVKDMSEMFALCKLYNQPLNSWNTSNVEDMNGMFSGCIAFNQPLNAWNTSNVENMRAMFEKCSSFNQPLAWDTSRVKTMNAMFANCPKFNQELAFDTRNVKDMSGMFANCLSFNQPLAFDTRNVKDMSYMFTKCSTFNQPLAWDTSSVENMSGMFHSCESFDGDICAFDTSKVKNMSYMFYKAKSFNQPLGCWNVGSVESMLRMFEGCQSLACELGEWDTGCLKDVRMMFYGAKRFDSTLHKWHLGAKCAKIGMLFDTKAPKSLAAKWGEDIFEECLVLADKSSFEIIPWSILFEK from the coding sequence ATGAAAAAATACACACCAAAAAATAAAACTGAGCTAAAAGCTCTTGTAGGCAACCTTAGCGTCTACTTGGGTAATATTGATACCAGTGCGATTGCTAATATGAGTGAGCTTTTTAAAGATACTGGGCGCAAGGACTTCGCTGGCATTGATAGCTGGGATGTGAGCAAATGCGAAAATATGCGAGCTATGTTTTATAAATGTCGTTATTTCAAAGAGGATATTTCTAGCTGGGATGTCTCAAATGTAGTGGATATGAGCGAAATGTTTAGTGGGTGCTTTTCTTTTAACCAGTCTTTAAATAGCTGGGATACTAGCAGGGTGGAGAGCATGAAAGCTATGTTTTATCACTGCATTTCTTTTGATAGCTGTATTGATAGCTGGGATGTAAGCTCTGTAAAAGACATGAGCGAGATGTTTGCTCTGTGTAAGCTATACAATCAGCCCTTAAATTCGTGGAATACTAGCAATGTAGAGGATATGAACGGCATGTTTTCTGGCTGTATTGCTTTTAACCAGCCTTTAAATGCGTGGAATACTAGCAATGTAGAAAATATGCGTGCTATGTTTGAAAAATGTAGCTCGTTTAATCAGCCTTTGGCTTGGGATACGAGCAGGGTAAAAACTATGAACGCTATGTTTGCTAATTGCCCTAAGTTTAATCAAGAATTAGCATTTGATACTAGAAATGTAAAGGATATGAGCGGTATGTTTGCTAATTGCCTTAGCTTTAATCAGCCCTTAGCATTTGATACTAGAAATGTAAAGGATATGAGCTATATGTTTACTAAATGCTCTACTTTTAATCAGCCCTTGGCTTGGGATACGAGCAGTGTAGAAAATATGAGCGGTATGTTTCATAGTTGCGAGAGCTTTGATGGCGATATTTGCGCCTTTGATACTAGCAAAGTAAAAAATATGAGCTATATGTTTTATAAGGCTAAAAGCTTTAATCAGCCACTTGGGTGCTGGAATGTAGGGAGCGTGGAGAGCATGCTAAGGATGTTTGAAGGATGTCAGAGTCTTGCTTGCGAGCTTGGAGAGTGGGATACTGGGTGTTTAAAGGATGTTAGAATGATGTTTTATGGCGCAAAGCGTTTTGATAGCACGCTTCATAAATGGCACTTAGGTGCTAAATGTGCTAAAATCGGTATGCTCTTTGATACAAAAGCCCCTAAAAGCTTGGCTGCAAAATGGGGTGAAGATATTTTTGAAGAGTGCTTGGTGCTTGCTGATAAAAGTTCGTTTGAGATTATACCTTGGAGCATATTATTTGAGAAATAA
- the mobV gene encoding MobV family relaxase, which yields MAQHAILRFEKHKGNPARPLEAHHERQKEQYASNPDIDTSRSKYNFHIVKPEGRYYHFIQSRIEQAGCRTRKDSTRFVDTLITASPEFFKGKSPKEIQAFFQRAADFLTHRVGRENIVSAVVHMDEKTPHLHLTFVPLTKDNRLCAKEIIGNRANLTKWQDDFHAYMVEKYPDLERGESANRTGRKHIPTRLFKQAVSLSRQARAIEATLDGINPLNAGKKKEEALSMLKKWFPQMENFSGQLKKYKVTINDLLAENEKLEARAKASEKGKMKDTIERAKLKSELDNLQRLVDRIPPDILAELKRQQRQHGKER from the coding sequence ATGGCACAGCACGCAATTTTGCGGTTTGAGAAACACAAGGGCAACCCGGCAAGGCCGCTGGAAGCCCATCACGAACGGCAGAAAGAACAATACGCCAGCAACCCCGACATTGACACCAGCCGTAGTAAATATAACTTCCATATCGTCAAGCCGGAGGGACGCTATTACCACTTCATTCAGAGCCGGATTGAGCAGGCCGGGTGCCGAACCCGCAAGGACAGCACACGGTTTGTCGATACGCTGATAACCGCCAGCCCGGAGTTTTTCAAGGGGAAATCCCCAAAGGAGATACAGGCGTTCTTCCAGCGGGCGGCGGACTTCCTCACCCACCGGGTAGGCCGGGAAAATATCGTGTCGGCGGTGGTACACATGGACGAGAAAACGCCCCACCTGCATTTGACCTTTGTCCCGCTGACAAAGGACAATCGCCTGTGTGCAAAGGAGATTATCGGAAACCGGGCAAACCTGACGAAGTGGCAGGACGATTTTCATGCCTACATGGTGGAGAAATACCCCGACTTGGAGCGTGGGGAGAGTGCCAACAGGACAGGCCGGAAGCATATCCCCACCCGGCTTTTCAAACAGGCGGTTTCCCTCTCCCGGCAGGCCAGAGCCATTGAAGCCACGCTGGACGGCATTAACCCGCTGAACGCCGGGAAGAAAAAAGAGGAAGCCCTCTCCATGCTGAAAAAGTGGTTCCCGCAGATGGAGAACTTCTCCGGGCAACTGAAAAAGTACAAAGTCACAATCAATGACCTGTTAGCGGAAAATGAAAAGCTGGAAGCAAGGGCAAAGGCCAGCGAAAAAGGCAAGATGAAAGATACGATAGAACGGGCAAAGCTGAAAAGCGAATTGGACAATTTACAGCGGCTGGTTGACCGTATCCCGCCGGATATACTGGCAGAACTGAAACGGCAGCAGCGGCAGCATGGAAAGGAAAGGTGA
- a CDS encoding cysteine-rich VLP domain-containing protein, with the protein MRDNPYKDLPPLERRPDGSLYRMTPAQKKQAASLIRRECCCCEDGNCIVLDDGDACTCPQTVSFSVCCKWFRWAVLPLDGTLKAEIFRDKDMKRCAVCGGVFVPKSNRAKYCPDCAARVHRRQKTESERKRRSAVDS; encoded by the coding sequence ATGAGAGATAACCCCTATAAAGACTTGCCGCCGCTGGAACGCAGGCCGGACGGTTCCCTTTACCGCATGACACCGGCGCAGAAGAAACAGGCGGCCAGCCTGATACGCCGGGAGTGCTGTTGCTGTGAGGACGGCAACTGCATTGTCCTTGACGATGGGGACGCCTGCACCTGCCCGCAGACGGTTTCTTTCTCGGTCTGCTGTAAGTGGTTCCGCTGGGCGGTCTTGCCGCTGGACGGGACGCTGAAAGCGGAGATTTTCCGGGATAAGGACATGAAACGCTGTGCGGTTTGCGGCGGCGTGTTCGTCCCCAAATCCAACCGGGCTAAATACTGCCCGGACTGCGCCGCCAGAGTTCACAGGCGGCAGAAAACAGAAAGTGAACGGAAAAGGAGGTCTGCTGTGGACAGTTAG
- the ant(9) gene encoding aminoglycoside nucleotidyltransferase ANT(9) — MNINEFPQQVNQVISIAETILQGQILGIYLYGSATMNGLRPDSDIDILIITKQELSNSIRADLTKQLLKISGSVGCIEKRPLEVTIINQSDIVPLQFPPKCQYMYGEWLRGEMEAGEYPQACNDPDIMILLWQARKNSITLKGAESKELIPAIPFHEIKKAIRFSLPGLISSFKGDERNVLLTLSRMWFTLVTEEITTKDVAAKWVILKLPERFPPLLTTAKEAYLGNLSDEWETVEKEAMALVEYMKKQIEELLRTE; from the coding sequence ATGAATATAAATGAATTTCCACAACAAGTAAATCAAGTTATTTCAATAGCAGAAACCATATTACAAGGTCAAATATTGGGGATATATTTATATGGTTCAGCAACAATGAATGGGCTGCGTCCAGATAGTGATATAGATATACTGATAATTACTAAACAAGAATTGAGTAATTCAATCAGAGCAGATCTAACAAAGCAATTATTGAAAATTTCTGGCTCCGTAGGCTGTATTGAAAAAAGACCTTTAGAGGTAACTATTATCAATCAATCTGATATTGTTCCGTTGCAATTTCCGCCAAAATGTCAGTATATGTATGGTGAATGGCTAAGGGGAGAGATGGAAGCAGGAGAATATCCGCAAGCCTGCAATGACCCAGATATAATGATTTTATTATGGCAAGCAAGAAAAAATAGCATAACTTTGAAGGGGGCGGAAAGCAAAGAGCTTATTCCCGCTATCCCATTTCACGAAATTAAAAAAGCAATTCGGTTTTCTTTACCTGGTTTGATTTCCAGCTTTAAGGGTGATGAAAGAAATGTGTTATTAACCTTATCACGAATGTGGTTTACTTTAGTAACAGAAGAAATCACGACAAAAGATGTTGCCGCAAAATGGGTAATTTTAAAATTGCCGGAGAGATTCCCCCCCCTGCTAACAACGGCAAAGGAAGCTTATTTGGGAAATTTGTCTGATGAATGGGAGACAGTAGAAAAGGAAGCGATGGCACTTGTAGAATATATGAAAAAACAAATTGAGGAATTACTTAGAACAGAGTAG
- a CDS encoding nucleoside phosphorylase: MPLVKHDYPVLEYDTASKAVFQPGNGKKCFPAKAVFAFLGDEVENYAHTHDGIQIDEFESATRRYPIYECLYNQEKICLCPAPVGSAAAVQVLEYLIAGGVTKIISVGSCGVLEDIPENRFLIPVSALRDEGTSYHYLPPSREVEISKAGINAIESALSQKNIPYWEVKTWTTDGFYRETVEMVQYRKEEGCQVVEMECSALAACAKFRKVTWAMLLFSADTLADPHKYQEREWGKTSISIALELALDAVLSVVEE, translated from the coding sequence ATGCCATTAGTAAAGCATGACTACCCTGTTTTAGAGTACGATACCGCATCAAAAGCTGTTTTTCAGCCGGGAAATGGGAAAAAATGTTTTCCTGCAAAAGCAGTGTTTGCTTTTTTAGGAGACGAGGTTGAAAATTATGCACATACCCATGATGGAATACAGATAGATGAATTTGAAAGTGCAACAAGACGATATCCTATTTATGAATGTCTTTATAATCAGGAGAAAATATGTCTATGTCCGGCTCCTGTGGGAAGTGCTGCTGCCGTCCAAGTTTTAGAATATTTAATTGCAGGGGGTGTAACAAAGATTATTTCCGTCGGCTCCTGCGGCGTATTGGAAGACATCCCGGAAAATAGATTTTTGATACCTGTTTCTGCATTGAGAGATGAGGGAACATCTTACCATTATCTTCCTCCCTCCCGAGAAGTAGAGATTTCAAAGGCTGGTATAAATGCGATTGAATCTGCTTTAAGCCAAAAGAATATACCATATTGGGAAGTTAAAACATGGACAACAGACGGTTTTTATCGAGAAACAGTAGAAATGGTTCAGTATCGGAAAGAAGAGGGATGTCAAGTAGTAGAAATGGAATGTTCCGCATTGGCGGCGTGTGCAAAATTTAGAAAAGTTACATGGGCTATGCTGCTTTTTTCAGCCGATACTCTTGCAGACCCTCATAAATACCAAGAAAGAGAATGGGGAAAAACAAGTATATCCATAGCCTTAGAATTAGCCTTAGACGCTGTTTTATCAGTTGTTGAGGAGTAA
- a CDS encoding DUF262 domain-containing protein: protein MQTKVKDIFSSSNLFSIPNYQRDYAWDTNNVTELWEDLEEAKLINDDKNNTNEMGHFLGTIVLAQRPDGVYDIIDGQQRATTIYLLRYALNAKRENSQRYISTFLDDDDKPRLQVAKQNLEFFFQTNKTS from the coding sequence ATGCAAACCAAAGTAAAAGATATTTTTTCATCTAGCAATTTGTTTTCTATACCAAATTACCAAAGAGATTATGCTTGGGATACTAATAATGTAACTGAACTATGGGAAGACTTAGAGGAAGCAAAACTTATAAATGATGATAAAAATAATACTAATGAAATGGGGCATTTTTTAGGCACTATTGTTTTAGCACAAAGACCAGATGGTGTTTATGATATTATAGATGGACAGCAAAGAGCTACTACTATTTATTTATTAAGATATGCCCTTAATGCCAAAAGAGAAAATTCTCAAAGATATATCAGCACATTTTTAGATGACGACGATAAGCCAAGACTACAAGTAGCAAAGCAAAATTTAGAATTTTTTTTTCAAACTAATAAAACAAGCTGA